One window of the Thermoproteota archaeon genome contains the following:
- a CDS encoding AbrB/MazE/SpoVT family DNA-binding domain-containing protein: protein MVIIDDRGRMILPVEARRRLGIRKGSRVLLKVTSDNLAEIIVLDKLYEEVSKIFDEKFKYWKGEDHEASKILKMILGGDHRHSHLVAYLRPQTASPSFH, encoded by the coding sequence GTGGTAATTATTGATGATCGTGGGAGAATGATCTTACCCGTCGAGGCGAGGCGCAGACTGGGCATCAGGAAAGGGAGCAGAGTCCTCCTGAAAGTGACCAGTGATAACTTAGCTGAGATCATAGTTTTAGACAAGCTGTATGAGGAGGTCTCCAAGATCTTCGATGAGAAGTTCAAATACTGGAAGGGAGAGGATCACGAGGCCTCCAAGATACTGAAGATGATTCTAGGTGGAGATCATCGACACAGTCACCTCGTTGCCTATCTTCGACCTCAGACCGCTTCACCCTCATTCCATTGA